In the genome of Bombus affinis isolate iyBomAffi1 chromosome 7, iyBomAffi1.2, whole genome shotgun sequence, one region contains:
- the LOC126918189 gene encoding apoptotic protease-activating factor 1 isoform X3, which translates to MLLKHQIFIINSDICYYVCILMEINYMKQLQNCLEELQPNEYIVLHGMKGFGKSSLTASTLKNSKFIRNIFYNEVYWIKFGHKRSVDEDILIQLNRLYHLVKNLEILPDSYKPESLKDSLIHFLQDYFSRAKHCNALLILDDVCDKKIIDTFDFECKTLVITADLDVVLEKRPCVIEMNDGFTEAETLGLFAKVLDTEVERLPVEAKLINQECKGMPLLIAMFSAQFEEFKHDMKLHSKRWRYYLDSLRNKDEKNHVIKKFLEKQEAIFNMCIDQLPLEMKEHYEELVIFREDVNITPQTLEILWGGSPFQVEEMMLDLCHKSLAAKQWNAELRSYIYGVHDLLLCHLRKKFSEGELVEMHKSLIEKYRKYCNGNFSKLPADNYSYSYIGYHLEQAKLYDEFPNIYLDFDFIQQAIIHSGLNNLLIDLNNYRKYITKNYDGVYEMRLIDLGKFLEEQSSVIAEHRRKNCLDIVQIALSHPYEGYVKDTATQLAKERSKYLYIFHAKKLRHMDMPLSEEVLTKVHTLCFTCDPNLILIGNGRGEIFLWDTFYKRQKVFTGHDKNSCIKKIIISNEGDCFLSLDDHGVVKLFRLFDDENYKQNNVAVLCPRQKQSFWSGIFTSKIPHDDSSVVFSVPGEVILDMTFAHDSSSVAACTNKGTIRIWDRRGNILSDPGRSPQSNLKNIAFTMGSNLLHVMDEIHGFLISYYKYGEEYTYISSYNVDLQKKKIILFCSVPEQNNSLFIVTEEKAVYVKWFRSQNHIHSYNKQTRASVENEKTVYVCASLTNDGRYIVLADSSGFINIWNTDVGHQPIATYRSRVSSLDTYWLKEEGCHIICGSENQLLHKWKLPVEGTSTSIRKHLFDAKVQNFGDAPDTIVTETLSNTIITLVDDNKIAETEPINAKINNLILYAEKIIYVTDKGIVNIFNIRSKENIPVLNFTSNVELVEILDMKRDHNSDILVCRGTDNNLKVWENVKLTYLIEDAGYIIAIHKVDKECVVTVTRNGIITIWNINGTNWVRVDIVKNLDSVSIYSCLSYHKSFLAVLNENGDVVLYKLQQNTMSLPAYIKIIEYFRKRYTQKLTCCEISQNEKYLAIGFEDGDISIIDTSTSEEINKLSFHTSSVTQLRWAPSVIKVPILLSVSSDELVWWNIALALYIRKPKWPSIRINRSISTPSVGVKGNITPNMSTSQSIDSCIFNMQNQVEDKDTKSDIDKETKFWKFKEGKNPNKPALLGVVELPSNFFAKVCISTDFTKFVTVDIYGSVSTFTLCGYN; encoded by the exons ATGTTATTAAAACATcagatatttattattaattctgatatttGTTATTATGTATGCATACTTATGGAAATCAATTAT ATGAAACAGTTACAAAATTGCCTAGAAGAATTACAACCTAATGAATATATTGTACTGCATGGTATGAAAGGTTTTGGTAAATCGTCTTTAACAGCTAGCACATTAAAGAATAgtaaatttataagaaatatattttat AATGAAGTATATTGGATCAAATTTGGACATAAGCGTTCAGTTGATGAAGATATATTAATTCAACTTAATAGACTATATCACCTTGTTAAGAACCTGGAAATATTACCAGATTCATATAAACCAGAATCTTTAAAGGATTCGTTGATCCACTTCTTGCAAGATTACTTTAGTAGAGCAAAACATTGTAATGCTTTGTTAATTTTGGACGATGTTTgtgataaaaaaataattgacACATTTGATTTTGAATGCAAAACATTAGTGATTACAGCCGATCTTGATGTTGTATTGGAAAAGAGACCTTGTGTCATtgaa aTGAATGATGGATTTACTGAAGCAGAAACTTTAGGTCTGTTCGCTAAGGTGTTAGATACAGAAGTGGAACGACTTCCTGTGGAAGCAAAACTAATTAATCAAGAATGTAAAGGGATGCCTTTATTAATAGCAATGTTTTCTGCACAATTTGAAGAATTTAAACATGATATGAAGTTACATTCAAAGAGATGGAGATATTACTTGGATTCATTAAGAAATAAGGATGAAAAAAATCA tgtaattaaaaaattcttggAGAAACAAGAAGCCATTTTTAATATGTGTATAGATCAGTTACCTCTTGAAATGAAAGAACATTATGAAGAATTAGTTATTTTTAGAGAGGATGTTAATATAACACCGCAG ACATTGGAAATTTTGTGGGGAGGATCTCCTTTTCAAGTTGAAGAAATGATGCTTGATCTATGCCATAAATCGCTTGCTGCTAAACAGTGGAATGCAGAATTACGAAGTTACATTTATGGCGTACATGATTTATTACTTTGCCACCTACGAAAAAAATTTTCAGAGGGTGAATTAGTAGAAATGCACAAGTCATTGATTGaaaaatatcgtaaatattGTAATGGTAATTTTTCGAAATTACCGGCGGATAATTACAGTTATTCCTATATTGGATACCATTTGGAACAAGCAAAATTATATGATGAGTTTCCTAATATATATTTAGATTTTGATTTCATTCAGCAAGCAATAATTCATAGTGGCCTAAATAATTTATTGatcgatttaaataattatagaaaatatattaccAAAAATTATGATGGAGTATATGAAATGCGTCTTATAGACTTGGGAAAATTCTTAGAAGAACAATCAAGTGTTATAGCAGAACATAGGCGTAAAAATTGTTTGGATATAGTACAAATTGCTTTGAGTCATCCTTATGAAGGATATGTTAAAGATACTGCCACTCAACTTGCAAAAGAAAGATCcaagtatttatatatatttcatgctaAAAAATTAAGGCACATGGATATGCCATTGAGTGAAGAAGTATTAACGAAAGTACACACGTTATGTTTTACGTGTGATCCAAACCTAATTTTAATTGGAAACGGAAGAGGTGAAATATTTTTGTGGGATACCTTTTACAAGAGGCAAAAAGTTTTCACTGGACATGACAAGAATTCTTGCATAAAAAAGATTATCATATCTAATGAAGGAGATTGTTTTTTATCGCTAGATGACCATGGTGTCGTGAAACTTTTCAGACTTTTTGATGACGaaaattataaacaaaataatGTTGCTGTATTATGTCCAAGACAAAAACAGTCTTTTTGGAGTGGAATTTTTACAAGTAAAATTCCCCATGATGATAGTTCAGTAGTATTTTCTGTTCCTGGTGAAGTTATATTGGATATGACATTTGCACATGACAGTAGTTCTGTTGCAGCTTGTACAAACAAAGGAACAATAAgg ATTTGGGATCGTCGTGGAAATATATTATCAGATCCTGGCCGTAGCCCTCAAag TAACCTTAAGAATATAGCGTTTACAATGGGAAGTAATCTGCTTCATGTAATGGATGAAATACATGGTTTCCTAATATCGTATTATAAATATGGAGAagagtatacatatatatcatcATATAATGTAGATTtacagaaaaagaaaattatccTTTTCTGCAGTGTGCCAGAacaaaataattctttattCATTGTTACTGAAGAGAAAGCTGTATATGTAAAATGGTTTAGATCACAAAACCATATACATAGTTACAATAAGCAAACAAGAGCAAGTGTTGAAAATGAAAAAACTGTTTATGTTTGTGCTAGTTTGACTAATGATGGTCGGTACATAGTCTTAGCCGATTCCAGtggttttataaatatatggaaTACAGATGTTGGACATCAGCCAATAGCTACTTATAGAAGTCGTGTCTCCTCCTTGGATACATATTGGTTAAAAGAAGAAGGATGTCACATTATTTGCGGTAGTGAAAATCAATTACTTCATAAGTGGAAACTTCCAGTAGAAGGAACTAGTACTTCAATAAGAAAACATTTATTTGATGCAAAAGTACAGAATTTTGGTGATGCTCCGGATACTATCGTTACGGAAACTCTGTCAAATACTATTATTACATTAGTTGATGATAATAAAATAGCAGAAACTGAACCTATTAATGCAAAAATAAATAACTTAATTCTTTATGCagagaaaataatttatgtCACTGATAAAGGCATTGTCAATATATTTAACATAAGGAGCAAAGAAAATATACCTGTATTAAACTTTACGTCTAATGTGGAGTTAGTTGAAATTTTAGATATGAAAAGAGATCACAACAGTGATATACTCGTTTGTAGAGGAACTGATAATaacttaaaa GTGTGGGAAAACGTAAAACTAACATATTTAATTGAAGATGCAGGATATATTATTGCAATTCATAAAGTTGATAAAGAATGTGTAGTAACAGTGACTAGAAATGGTATAATTACAATTTGGAATATTAATGGCACAAATTGGGTGCGAGTGGACATAGTAAAAAATTTAGATTCAGTTAGTATTTATAGTTGCTTAAGTTACCACAAAAGTTTTCTAGCTGTGTTAAATGAAAATGGAGATGTTGTTCTCTATAAATTACAACAAAATACAATGTCGTTGCCGGCATATAtcaaaataattgaatattttagaaaaaGATATACCCAGAAATTAACATGCTGCGAAATTTCGCAAAATGAGAAGTATTTAGCTATAGGTTTCGAAGATGGAGACATTTCT ATTATTGATACATCAACATCGGAAGAGATAAATAAATTGAGTTTTCATACAAGTTCTGTTACTCAGTTACGTTGGGCTCCATCTGTAATTAAAGTCCCAATTTTGCTTTCTGTAAGTTCCGATGAATTAGTTTGGTGGAACATTGCTTTAGCTCTATACATACGTAAACCGAAATGGCCATCAATACGAATAAATCGCAGCATTAGTACTCCTTCCGTTGGTGTAAAGGGAAATATTACTCCAAATATGTCTACTAGTCAAAGCATAGACTCGTGTATCTTCAATATGCAAAATCAGGTAGAAGATAAAGATACTAAGTCTGACATAGATAAAGAAActaaattttggaaatttaaagagGGTAAAAATCCTAACAAGCCAGCCTTATTAGGTGTTGTCGAGCTACCTTCGAATTTTTTTGCTAAAGTATGCATATCTACCGATTTTACTAAATTTGTTACAGTTGATATATATGGATCTGTTAGTACTTTTACATTATGTGGAtataattaa